A stretch of Oncorhynchus mykiss isolate Arlee chromosome 26, USDA_OmykA_1.1, whole genome shotgun sequence DNA encodes these proteins:
- the LOC110506598 gene encoding melanocyte-stimulating hormone receptor encodes MMDNTSQHNFIMHHHMELSTLTMYSENSTNNTGAREQNSTTCSLRIPQELFLTLGLISLVENILVVLAIIKNRNLHSPMYYFICCLAVSDMLVSVANVVETIVMLLTEHGLLVVTPEMLRHLDNVIDIMNCSSVVSSLSFLCTIAADRYITIFYALRYHSIMTTQRAVTIIAMVWMTSITASILFIVYHSHTAVIVCLVTFFCITLVFTAVLYMHMFILAHVHSRRIMAIYKSRRQGTSMKGAITLTILLGVFILCWGPFFLHLILILTCPTTPFCTCFFSYFNLFLILIICNSLIDPLIYAYRSQELRKTLKELLFCSCVTFRCDSILECLFPWKFT; translated from the coding sequence ATGATGGACAACACGTCTCAACACAACTTCATCATGCACCACCACATGGAGCTGAGCACCCTCACCATGTACAGTGAGAACAGCACCAACAACACCGGCGCCAGGGAGCAGAACTCTACGACCTGCTCGCTCCGCATTCCACAGGAGCTGTTCCTGACGCTGGGCCTCATTAGTCTGGTGGAGAACATTTTAGTGGTGCTGGCCATCATCAAGAACCGCAATCTGCACTCGCCCATGTACTATTTCATATGCTGCCTGGCCGTCTCCGACATGCTGGTCAGCGTCGCCAACGTAGTGGAGACCATAGTCATGTTGCTCACCGAACACGGGCTGCTAGTGGTCACACCTGAAATGCTGCGGCACCTGGACAACGTCATCGACATCATGAACTGCAGCTCGGTGGTGTCATCACTGTCCTTCCTGTGCACCATCGCCGCGGATCGATACATCACCATCTTTTACGCGCTGCGTTACCACAGCATCATGACCACGCAGCGCGCCGTGACCATCATCGCGATGGTGTGGATGACCAGCATCACCGCCAGCATACTTTTCATCGTCTACCACTCGCACACCGCCGTCATTGTATGCCTCGTCACCTTCTTCTGCATCACTCTTGTCTTCACCGCTGTGCTCTACATGCACATGTTCATCCTGGCGCACGTGCACTCGCGGCGCATCATGGCCATCTACAAGTCTCGACGCCAGGGCACGAGCATGAAGGGCGCCATCACGCTCACTATCCTGCTAGGGGTCTTCATCCTCTGCTGGGGACCCTTCTTCCTCCACCTTATTCTCATCCTTACCTGCCCCACGACccccttctgcacctgcttcttCAGCTACTTCaacctcttcctcatcctcatcatcTGTAACTCGCTCATCGACCCGCTCATCTACGCCTATAGGAGCCAGGAGCTGCGCAAGACACTCAAGGAGCTGCTCTTCTGCTCCTGCGTCACCTTTCGATGCGATTCCATACTTGAGTGTCTATTTCCATGGAAGTTCACGTGA